A region from the Aegilops tauschii subsp. strangulata cultivar AL8/78 chromosome 5, Aet v6.0, whole genome shotgun sequence genome encodes:
- the LOC109766210 gene encoding uncharacterized protein — protein sequence MAASIAAAAAAASISHLLPAPKPKPRTPPRLSLLPRRRSRAAGAISASASAASDFLAPVPSLKSRLAAGDTLYGLFLLSFSPTLAEIAALAGYDYVVVDMEHGPGGITEALACLRALDAARTPAVLRLPEACPVWAKKALDLGPAGLMLPAVESPAAAAEAVSHCRYPPRGVRGAAYPIVRASAYGLDDSYLSRCEDDTLIICQVETAAGVAEIDAIAAVEGVDVVQMGPLDLSASMGYLWDPGNRKVRAALREAERKVLEARKKKDAAPKTNAAYLGGFAMPNDPAEQLKHRGYHMVAGAVDIGLFRKAALEDVKRFKDASMEIGEAEGEEEDEKEDGYWSE from the coding sequence ATGGCCGCCTctatcgccgccgccgccgccgccgcgtccatCTCCCACCTCCTCCCCGCGCCGAAACCCAAGCCCAGAACCCCACCccgcctctccctcctccccCGCAGGCGCTCCCGCGCCGCCGGTGCCATCTCCGCGTCGGCGTCCGCGGCCTCCGACTTCCTCGCCCCCGTCCCGTCCCTCAAGTCCCGCCTCGCCGCGGGCGACACCCTCTATGGCCTCTTCCTCCTCTCCTTCTCCCCCACGCTCGCCGAGATCGCCGCGCTCGCCGGCTACGACTACGTGGTCGTCGACATGGAGCACGGGCCGGGCGGCATCACGGAGGCCCTCGCCTGCCTCCGCGCCCTCGACGCCGCCCGCACCCccgccgtcctccgcctcccgGAGGCCTGCCCCGTCTGGGCGAAGAAGGCGCTCGACCTCGGCCCCGCGGGCCTCATGCTTCCCGCCGTCGAGTCCCCGGCCGCTGCCGCGGAGGCTGTATCCCACTGCCGCTACCCGCCCCGCGGCGTCCGTGGCGCTGCCTACCCAATCGTCCGCGCATCCGCCTACGGCCTCGACGACTCCTACCTCTCCCGCTGCGAGGACGACACCCTCATCATCTGCCAGGTCGAGACCGCCGCCGGCGTTGCGGAGATCGACGCCATCGCCGCCGTCGAAGGGGTCGACGTCGTCCAGATGGGCCCGCTCGACCTGTCGGCGAGCATGGGGTAcctgtgggatccagggaacagGAAGGTGCGAGCGGCGCTGAGGGAGGCTGAGAGGAAGGTGTTGGAGGCCAGGAAGAAGAAGGACGCTGCTCCGAAAACCAATGCGGCTTACTTGGGTGGGTTTGCGATGCCCAATGACCCAGCTGAGCAGCTCAAGCATAGGGGATACCATATGGTTGCAGGTGCAGTGGACATTGGGTTGTTCCGGAAGGCGGCATTGGAGGATGTCAAGCGGTTCAAGGATGCGTCAATGGAGATTGGTGAAGcagagggcgaggaggaggatgagaAGGAAGATGGATACTGGAGTGAATGA
- the LOC109766211 gene encoding rhodanese-like domain-containing protein 14, chloroplastic, which translates to MTTMIAASSIVKANLPCSSRISSSSDFSSGHSWRPLEAAKHYRAHGVRSLRITCAATKTAKSPAEEEWKIKRQLLVEKRVRSVDVKEALRLQNENNFVILDVRPEAEFKQAHPPGAVNVQIYRLIKEWTAWDIARRAAFAFFGIFAGTEENPEFIKSVEEKLDKDSKIIVACSAGGTMKPTQNLPDGKQSRSLIAAYLLVLNGYKNVFHLDGGLYTWFKEDLPSEGEED; encoded by the exons ATGACCACGATGATCGCAGCTAGCTCCATAGTGAAAGCCAACCTTCCTTGCTCGTCAAGGATATCCTCCAGCTCAGACTTCTCATCTGGTCATTCTTGGCGCCCATTAGAGGCGGCAAAACATTACCGGGCGCATGGTGTGCGCTCGCTGCGGATAACATGTGCTGCCACTAAGACTGCAAAATCTCCAG CTGAAGAAGAATGGAAGATCAAACGGCAACTCCTAGTAGAGAAGCGG GTACGTAGTGTTGATGTGAAGGAAGCATTGCGCCTTCAAAACGAAAACAACTTTGTAATCCTTGATGTCAGACCAGAAGCAGAGTTCAAACAG GCTCACCCACCTGGTGCTGTTAATGTACAAATATACAGATTAATAAAGGAGTGGACAGCATGGGATATTGCAAGGAGGGCAGCATTTGCTTTCTTCGGCATATTTGCAGGAACAGAAGAGAATCCCGAGTTCATAAAAA GTGTTGAAGAAAAACTTGATAAAGATTCAAAGATAATTGTAGCATGTTCAGCTGGAGGAACAATGAAGCCAACACAGAATCTACCTGATGGGAAGCAATCTAG GTCTCTGATAGCGGCGTACCTGCTGGTCCTAAACGGCTACAAGAACGTGTTCCATCTGGACGGAGGACTCTACACATGGTTCAAGGAAGACCTACCATCTGAAGGAGAAGAAGATTGA